In Candidatus Zixiibacteriota bacterium, the DNA window ATGGATGCATGAAGAGGATTTTTGATCATTTCTACCAAATCATCGGCCGCATGACCCCCAGTCAGGTCGTGATGATGGCTTTCGTCGTCATCGGCCTGATCGTCGGCACGGTGCTGATCTTCAATTTTGCCAAGTCGCAGTACTTCGTTCCCCTGTATACGAATCTTTCCAGCGAGGATGCCGGCAAGATCGTCGAGAAGCTTAACGAACTCAAAGTCGCGTACGAGATCGGTGAAGGGGGCGCGTCAATCAACGTCCCGTCCGATCAGGTCTACGAAACGCGCATGAAACTGGCTTCTTCGGGACTACCCAGCCCGCAGAACATCGGCTACGCGCTCTTTGACCAGACCAACCTCGGCATGACCGACTTCGTGCAGAAGCTCAATTATCGCCGCGCCCTCGAGGGCGAACTGGCGCGCACGATCGGCTCGCTCAGCGAGGTCGAGGCCGCCCGCGTCCACCTGGTGATACCTGAAGACAAGCTGTTTAAGGAAGACCAGAACAAGCCGACCGCCTCCGTCGTGGTCAAGCTGCGCGGCGGCCAGTCGCTGGCCAAGCGCCAGCTGCAGGGGATGTCGTATATCGTCGCTTCCTCCGTCGAGGGGATGTCGCCGGATGAAGTCACGATCATCGACTACGACGGCAACCTGCTGTCCGGCGCGCAGTCGAGCGATCCGTCGGCGATGCTTTCCGCCACCCAGTTCGAAATGCGCAAGAATGTCGAGACGTATCTTGAGAACAAAGCACAGTCGATGCTTTCCAGCGTCATCGGCCACGGCCGCTCGATCGTCCGCGTCAGCGCCGAACTGAATTTCGAGCAAAACAGCACGCAGATCGAAGAGTACAACCCCGATATGGTCGCGATCCGCTCCGAACAGCGCACTGCCGCCAAGGGCTCCGAGTCGGAGTCGCTGCCCGGCACGCCGCCGATCACCACCGCCGCCAACAACAACGACGCCACCGATATCATCACCAACTACGAAGTTTCCAAGACCGTCAAGAGCATCATCGGCGAGGTCGGCTCGATCCAGCATCTGTCAATCGCCGTGATGGTCGACGGCAATTATCAGGACACCACGAACGCCGAGGGCGAAGTCGAACGCAAGTTCCTCAACCGCACGCAGGAAGAACTTGAACGCTACGCCGGCATCATCAAAAACGCCGTCGGTTACAACGAAGCCCGCGCCGATCTGTTCACCATTGTCGACGTGCCCTTCGACAACAGCCTGATGGTCACTTCGCGCAAGGAACTCGAAACGATGGGGCAATGGACGAATTATTGGTATTACGGCAAGAAACTGTTGCTGATCGTCGGCGCGATCTTGGCCTTCCTGTATATCAAGCGCAAGGTGA includes these proteins:
- the fliF gene encoding flagellar M-ring protein FliF; its protein translation is MKRIFDHFYQIIGRMTPSQVVMMAFVVIGLIVGTVLIFNFAKSQYFVPLYTNLSSEDAGKIVEKLNELKVAYEIGEGGASINVPSDQVYETRMKLASSGLPSPQNIGYALFDQTNLGMTDFVQKLNYRRALEGELARTIGSLSEVEAARVHLVIPEDKLFKEDQNKPTASVVVKLRGGQSLAKRQLQGMSYIVASSVEGMSPDEVTIIDYDGNLLSGAQSSDPSAMLSATQFEMRKNVETYLENKAQSMLSSVIGHGRSIVRVSAELNFEQNSTQIEEYNPDMVAIRSEQRTAAKGSESESLPGTPPITTAANNNDATDIITNYEVSKTVKSIIGEVGSIQHLSIAVMVDGNYQDTTNAEGEVERKFLNRTQEELERYAGIIKNAVGYNEARADLFTIVDVPFDNSLMVTSRKELETMGQWTNYWYYGKKLLLIVGAILAFLYIKRKVKKVFSALAKYVPPPPAPIIPPVEEVIQQKPQKPKLIDTMKSQTKGKPDEIAKVIRTIMAEPQ